Within the Miscanthus floridulus cultivar M001 chromosome 2, ASM1932011v1, whole genome shotgun sequence genome, the region CCAATTATGTATTTACATTCAAGATGATTACCTTAGAGTCACCTTCAAAGGATTCAAAAACTTCCTCCGTTGCTAAGGTTGCAGCTAATGGTACAATTCCCCCAGTCATCAATTTCGCATAGCAGGCGATATCAGGTAAACAACCAAGTAACTCTGAAGCAGACTGAAAGAGAAGTTACCAAGATTATGAAATACAAACAAAATATCTATTTATCCTCTGAAAAGGTATTGTCAAGTATTACCTCCACACCAAGACGCCAGAATCCTGTAAATACCTCATCAAATATGACAGGTATTTTTCGACTTCTACACTCACTGACAAGTACTCGCTGGAAAAGAGGATCTATCATGAGCATTCCACCTGCACCTTGTATTACTACACAAATATGGGTTAATGAGGTTGAAGCAGTAAATGGCATGGAAAAGTACTGAGATTTTGTCAGCTGTTAGTATGAAATGATAGTAGACATACTAAAGGCTAAAgagcaaaaaaaaaggaaatattCCCAAGAAGCTCAAAGAGTGAAACTTTATTTACCTGGTTCTATAATTAGTGCTGCAAGATGTTCAGAGCTACTTGATAAAGAAAATTCTGATAGTTTCTGTTTTATATAGGACGAATACAAATCAGCAGCAAACGTTTTGTCCCTGGTCTTGCAAAAGACTTCAGCTTGTGAAGAAAAGCCTGCATTTTGAATCAAAGAACAAATTAAATAAACACCCATAAGGAATTAGATCTGATGTGTCAACCACAAGAAACTGACATGTATCACCATATGTCTGAGGATCATGCTGCATTGATTGGGGCAAAGAAATATTGTAGACCTCACTTTTAATATACACAGTTGGAGGATCTAGAAAAAGTCCCCGACCTGAATACCTACAAAAGAAACCTCATGTAATTGATCTCAGCTTTACTTACTGATAGATAACCAACAGCAAGGTAGGAGGTTGTAAAAAAAAGGAGTGTGGCCGAGTCTTACTAAATTCCCTCAAGAAAAACTAGAAAAGAAAAATCCTATTAGGCTATCAAAGAAAAGGCTGGTACAGAAAAGACCACAGTTGGCACAGAGAACCACTGAAGAGTATAAACACCAAGACAATCAGCATAGTAAAGTGACAGAAAAGGGCACAGTTCCGAAAGCGAACTCAAGAAGAGTAGAAGTCTAAAAACATTCAGTATAGTAACTACAGTGCTCAAATTCATTACCATGGTTGCTGAAGAAAAGATGTATAAGCTGATGGAGCTTGAGCTTCCATAGCACCCAGAGTATCACCATGATAGGAACCATTTAGAGCAAGTACCTAGAGAGGAATCAATTGTTAAGAATATATTAGGATGCACAAAATGGGCATTTACAGTTATTTATACAACATTGAACATTTATATTAATTTGTCCCCTGTAAATACTAAAACATATAAGAAATATAATATAATTACTGAAATAAACACAGGGTTATGGTGATCAACTGAGGTTGACGGTTGTGAAGAATAAACAAAAAACATCATTCTCTTACTGTGAACTGTTTAGTAGTTCAGTCAATAATTAAGGAAGACAGGGATGTTTAGTATGGCCGTAACATACCTTCAACTGAATGTTTCTTTCATTTCTTGTACTATTTTCACTGCCAGACATAATTCCATGATCAAGACAAAATTTACGAAATGCCATCTTCAGAGCAATTTCAATCGCAGTGGATCCATTGTCTGAATAATAGACTCGAGAAGCCCAACCTGAGAAAAAAGGGGAAGTTGTGACACAAAATAAGCCAATACAAATATGACAGGCACACGAAAAGAAATAATGCTATCACCCACGTGGATAGAGTTGCAAAAAATAAATAAGAAAACAAAACCATAACACAAATATTGAAATAAAGGAAGAAATAACCATATTTTACAAGGTTAAACTATTGATATCTTGTAAAACTATTGATATGACCCATAAAAGCATGTCTCATTTCACATACACATCCTTATAATCGCCTCATTTCTTGAGGTAAACATAACAAATCATCAGGCACATAAGCTCTAGATATATCCAAGAAAAGGAAGAGTTGGAAGGTGAGACATATTTCAAGCACCAGGTCGATTTTCATATTAATATGACATCAAATTCATTATAGAGTACCATAGAGTTTGAATTGAGCCAATGCTGAGTGAAAGAAAAGCTAAATTGACAAACCTTTACCAACTCCTCCAAGTAAAACTTCAGCAGAACGAAGAGCAGGCTCATGAACATTCTCTGGAAACATCACATGACCATATCTTGCAGCAGCATAACCCATATCTCTTGCAAGTTCAATCTAATGAGTAAAGACAAGTTTAGGGCTTTAGGCTACAAAAATTGCCTGTCAAAAGTTCCAGTATACAAGTTTAGGCTACAAAAATTGCTTGTCAAAAGTTAAAATACACAACTTTACCAATAAAAAGTGTAGAAGGGAGTTCTTGTAGCAAAATAAATCACATATGCCAGAGATGTGAGGAGAAAACCTGCAAGTTAGAATCAGGCCCTTGAGTCCACCAACTTGCGCATGCATCAAATTGAGGGACGAGCATTTTGTCTTTAATCTACATCAAAGATTTAGAGAATTGATATAATGATCACTTGATCAGCCAACCTTGTTGCACAATCAGAACTTCATTACAAATTTCTTTTGAAGAAATAATGAAGAGAGAAGAGCAGAACTAGAAAGTGGACAAACCTTGTACACAGAAAAATTCTCACCACAACGCGAATCAATTACTGTAACAGAATCTTGAGGAACAAGATTGTGCTGAGTAAAAGGCCACCACAATAAATCCTTCGATTTTCTTTGCATGCTGTTTAACCTCTCTATTCTTCTGGAATGAAATGATTGCAGGGCATCTTTAAGAAAATTAAAAGCAGAGGATGACTCAGAAAACCAATCAGTCAGGTCATCTGAAGGATCTTCAGGAACTTGTGGCAAGGTAAGCACATGTACCCTAAACAACAAAATCAATAGAGTTTAAAGCTATCATAAACAAAAGCAGAGCAGCAgaactattcatttaaatgattTAATAAAATAAAAGAATTAAACGGATGGTCATGAATAGAAACCTGTTTCTCAAGTAAGAAAGCAAGAATTTGTCATTTGATAACTCACGATCTTCCAAAATAACTGCGCTCACATCATACCCTCTAAGCAACAAAGTTTCATACGCAGACAAAGTGGATGAAATACCACCAAgacggccatctccaacaagaATAGCAGGTAACCTAAAAGGCCTGTCAAGGGTTGAAACAAATCAATAACAGCCAGATAAAAGATCAACTCAACAAATAAGCGTTTAAAATGTTCAAGGCTTCAAGCTAACAGTTAACATCAGAAGGTGATTTAAGAGGTTAAGGCATTTTGAATTTTAATCCATCACTTGACCTAGCACTTATTTTACATGCAAAACTTAAACTgtaaaagaaaggaaagaaataAAGAGAATAATACGCAGAACATCACAAGCTTTATTCGACGAATTCACAAGCTCAAAAACTACAATTCAGGAATCATTAATTGCCAATAGTAAGCTAGCCAGATAATATCCAGAACCAGAAACTGGAGTATGTAATTGTTTACAGAGCTGCGATAACATGGAATTGCTCCAGTGCAAGAACAATTGAACAGTCATTTGTTTATCCTCACCTAAAGACAAATCAGAATCTGTGGAAGCAAGAGAAGGCTAGAGCATAGGCACAAATAATTTTTATGTCCTTCAGGCGATCTCAGTGACAACTGACAACATGGGGAGGGAAACAAAGAATGAGATATAGGGATTCCTGGCAGCGATTTTTAGGGAGTCAAGTTGCATCATACAACTCGAGATGTTTGAATTTAGCTA harbors:
- the LOC136540440 gene encoding bifunctional dethiobiotin synthetase/7,8-diamino-pelargonic acid aminotransferase, mitochondrial-like isoform X2, translated to MLGRLFLHHARRRLHSSATASSVPLSNPTFAIFGANTGVGKTLVSAGLAAALLYSSSPSVSSVAYLKPLQTGYPVDSDARFVFSRAPALLRASASPRATRLVASCRTLFPSPAVEAKAAESLHESQEKLVVTYGTGAAEQTKVLACCTAYAWREPVSPHLAAEREGMTAGDDEVKGCVAQWLLEEGVGEGGEVWKVLETAGGVASPGASGTLQCDLYRPFRLPAILVGDGRLGGISSTLSAYETLLLRGYDVSAVILEDRELSNDKFLLSYLRNRVHVLTLPQVPEDPSDDLTDWFSESSSAFNFLKDALQSFHSRRIERLNSMQRKSKDLLWWPFTQHNLVPQDSVTVIDSRCGENFSVYKIKDKMLVPQFDACASWWTQGPDSNLQIELARDMGYAAARYGHVMFPENVHEPALRSAEVLLGGVGKGWASRVYYSDNGSTAIEIALKMAFRKFCLDHGIMSGSENSTRNERNIQLKVLALNGSYHGDTLGAMEAQAPSAYTSFLQQPWYSGRGLFLDPPTVYIKSEVYNISLPQSMQHDPQTYGFSSQAEVFCKTRDKTFAADLYSSYIKQKLSEFSLSSSSEHLAALIIEPVIQGAGGMLMIDPLFQRVLVSECRSRKIPVIFDEVFTGFWRLGVESASELLGCLPDIACYAKLMTGGIVPLAATLATEEVFESFEGDSKLTALLHGHSYTAHAMGCTAALKAMQWYRDPSTNSNLDTDLMKLKELWDGTLVKQLSSLPNVKRVVSLGTMCAIELKAEGSDAGYASLYASSLVQQLRKEDDIYIRPLGNVIYLMCGPCTPQDSCTRQLLKVHRRLCELN
- the LOC136540440 gene encoding bifunctional dethiobiotin synthetase/7,8-diamino-pelargonic acid aminotransferase, mitochondrial-like isoform X1, yielding MLGRLFLHHARRRLHSSATASSVPLSNPTFAIFGANTGVGKTLVSAGLAAALLYSSSPSVSSVAYLKPLQTGYPVDSDARFVFSRAPALLRASASPRATRLVASCRTLFPSPAVEAKAAESLHESQEKLVVTYGTGAAEQTKVLACCTAYAWREPVSPHLAAEREGMTAGDDEVKGCVAQWLLEEGVGEGGEVWKVLETAGGVASPGASGTLQCDLYRPFRLPAILVGDGRLGGISSTLSAYETLLLRGYDVSAVILEDRELSNDKFLLSYLRNRVHVLTLPQVPEDPSDDLTDWFSESSSAFNFLKDALQSFHSRRIERLNSMQRKSKDLLWWPFTQHNLVPQDSVTVIDSRCGENFSVYKIKDKMLVPQFDACASWWTQGPDSNLQIELARDMGYAAARYGHVMFPENVHEPALRSAEVLLGGVGKGWASRVYYSDNGSTAIEIALKMAFRKFCLDHGIMSGSENSTRNERNIQLKVLALNGSYHGDTLGAMEAQAPSAYTSFLQQPWYSGRGLFLDPPTVYIKSEVYNISLPQSMQHDPQTYGDTCFSSQAEVFCKTRDKTFAADLYSSYIKQKLSEFSLSSSSEHLAALIIEPVIQGAGGMLMIDPLFQRVLVSECRSRKIPVIFDEVFTGFWRLGVESASELLGCLPDIACYAKLMTGGIVPLAATLATEEVFESFEGDSKLTALLHGHSYTAHAMGCTAALKAMQWYRDPSTNSNLDTDLMKLKELWDGTLVKQLSSLPNVKRVVSLGTMCAIELKAEGSDAGYASLYASSLVQQLRKEDDIYIRPLGNVIYLMCGPCTPQDSCTRQLLKVHRRLCELN